The following DNA comes from Hypomesus transpacificus isolate Combined female unplaced genomic scaffold, fHypTra1 scaffold_192, whole genome shotgun sequence.
GCATCGACAAAAGTCCTTCTGAATCCATTCACACCAAAGCAGCTTCGGCTCTCTTCAGCGTCATTCATATTCTAACCTCACCCCGAATCCCAGGCAAATCTAGAGGCGTATTTTCCCTTCTCTGTTCGTCTCGCCTCCTCCGCGTGTGTCATCTACAGTCTGAAGCCATCGGCTTGGCGTTCCGTCTCATCTCCGCGAGGCCTACAAAGAGCCGAACCTCGTCATCGACAATGTGAACACGATGATTTTACCGACGCACTGAACCAAACCAAACTGGCTCGCTGGAACACAGTAGAGATGGTATCTACCGAGGATGGCCTGCTGTTCTTCCGTAGGCCTTGACATCACTGTTTTACATGATCAGTATTCAGAGTTGGGCGTGTGAGATGAAGACTCTTCAAGTGGAACATAAAAGATGACTGGAAACAGATATGATGAAGTTTAGTCGGGGAAATCTaagaaagcatgtgtgtgtgtgtgtgtagagatccGAGAGGCCTTCAAGGTGTTTGACCGCGACGGGAACGGCTTCATCTCCAAGCAGGAGCTTGGCATGGCCATGCGCTCGCTGGGGTACATGCCCAatgaggtggagctggaggtgaTCATCCAGAGACTGGACATggatggtgagacacacacacacacacacacatactgaactcacacacacacatagtgaacacacacacacgtactgagctcacacacatattgtgaactcacacacacgcacacacgcacacacataagtACTGCACTCACACGTACATGtggtgtattcacacacacaggtactgtacTCACACAAGtaatgtactcacacacacacacttacaagcacacacaagcacacacacacacacatgcatatcctCAAGCACCCACCCACAGACACGCGACACCAGGACAGCTCatacccaccccctccccctcctccctccccctcctccctccccctcctccctccccccaggggaCGGCCAGGTGGACTTTGAGGAGTTCGTCACCCTGCTGGGGCCCAAACTGACCGCCGCCGGCGTGCCCGACAAGTTCAACGGCACGGACTTCGACTCCGTCTTCTGGAAGGTAATCGCCGATCTCCTTCCTGCTTATTACTGCTGACGAGCGACAAGGGGACGGGTCACTGACGAGGCAGGCTGTCTGCCGTGCGCACGTTAAGCACCGGAGCGCCGTGGACTCGAAAGGGAAACCGATTTAATTGGCAGACGCGGCTCGCGGTTAGCGGGACGGGGCCACCCGGGGAGCGCCGAGGCGCGTTGCTCGCGGCTACCGCCGTAAACTCGTTAACGACCGCACCCACTTTTACACAGCAGTCTCATCAAGGCATGTGAGACTGCTGACGGCAGTCAACTTCACACGTGGATAGGCATGCGCAAAGTCATTCTGGTCTGTgcgtgtatgcttgtgtgtgcgtgtacgccCGTGTGTGTCTaaatgcgcgtgtgtgtcttggtgtgtgtacgtgtgtgtgtgtgtccagtgtgacATGCAGAAGCTGACCGTGGAGGAGCTCAAGAGGCTGCTGTATGACACGTTCTGCGATCACCTGACCATGAAGGACATCGAGAACATCATCATGACAGAGGAGAACCACATCGAGAACCCTGAGGACTGTCAGGTGGATATCGACAGTAAgacaatccacacacacacacactcgcacgcaccACCacgtgctgccccccccccccatacacacgcacgcactcacccacacatacatacactctatctaacacacactcacatacaacacacacacacgtacattcgcacacaaacacatgcgcaGAAAGCATACTTAGCATCCAGTTTCTACTTGTCCATGCTTCTCAGGTTCCAAACCGACTTGTTATCTCGTTTGGATGAAAGCCGAATCAACGTTGTCATCTAGATGCAATTATGTACCGTACAGGTGTGAAAACAATTTCCGGGCAGTGTTCATCCGGAATGATTGTGCTCACTTTCGTTTACTTTTGGTGATGAGATTTCTCATTTGGAAATGACAATATGacattcatttgaattccgATACCGAAGTGAGCAGAGTGTGGCAATGACCTCACAGGTGCTGAGATTAAAGggttctcttcttcctctttcctcttcctcctcgtcctctttttcctccactttctcttccctgctcttcctcatcctctttcctttcccttttcctcctcctgtcactcctcctcctctccctcctcctcctcctcctcctcctcctcctgtcctcctcctcctcctcctcctcctcctcctcctcctcctcctcctcctcctcctcctcctcctctccctcctcctcctcctcctctccctcctcctcctcctcctcctcctcctcctcctcctcctcctctccctcctcctcctcctcctcctcctcctcctctccctcctcctcctcctcctcctcctcctcctcctcctcctcctcctcctcctcctcctctccctcctcctctccctcctcctcctcctcctcctcttcctcctcctcttttgtcCCAGCAGCCAGTCCCACGCAGCAGGTCAAGCAGACCTGCGTGCGCAAGAGCCTGATCTGTGCGTTCGCCATCGCGTTCATCATCAGCGTCATGCTCATCGCGGCCAACCAGGTGCTGCGGAGTGGCATGAAGTAGGCGGGGCCCCCGCCTCAACGGGGCCCCCCCGCCGGACGCCACCCCCGGCCCCCACAGACTGAGACAACAGACCCATAAACGACAACGCGTAAAAACCACGGACCTTTCGTGGACGACCGCGCAACACAAGACAACGTTAAAGGACCCTCTCTGACGGGGCCCGGTGACTCTCGagggacccctccccccccccccccccccttctcttctccccagGGAGCCAGGAAGAGGGTGGCCATCTGTGCATGCCCTGCATGGATGTATCTGTCGTCTTGACGCGCGTGTAACGGttctaatctgtgtgtgtccatgtaacTGTGAATCAGGGTGTGTACGTTACTAATCAACAACTGTGACTCACTTGTGTATCGAGGACGTGGTGCGGCGACGgcgacgacaacaacaacaacatcagcagCATCATAAAGGTGAATATTTCATCTGCAGGAGTGGAAGGGCTGTTTACGATAAGCTTGGGAGAGGGGGTTTGCTGTCATTGCGTGCTCTATTAGTTGTACTAGGCAGCCCACAACCCTCTCCTCCTATAGGACAGCTATCCAACTAATTGACATCCCCTCTGCTCCTATTGGACAACTGAGCTTgtgacactccccccccccccctctcacagccAGAAACTGTGAGAAAGGCCAACTGAAATAATTCAACACACTGACCGTTTTTGTACTCTACTATTTCACTGGCTCTATTGGTTGAGTTTCAATAAGTGTTTGAAATGACGTCAAATACTATTCGAAGTCAGACGAGTCTCTCAAATACTACATATATGCACACTACAGGTGATAATACAATGAGAGGGTTTTATCGGGATGGAAGTGAAGGAATCTctcgtgcttgtgtgtgccacAGTGAGTTCTCACATGTTGCTGTTTCGAGCAATAAACTGCATTGCATAAGCAGACATGGGAAACATTCAGAATGGAGGCCAACCTCTCTGTCTATCGGCGTGAGCGTTAGAAAACTGGGCCATGCCAGGGCACCGGGAAAACACCATAGCAATATTAGtacatgaaaacaaaaacatgcaTGAAACAGATGTAAAGAGCTCTGCTATTGTCAACACTGTCAACAAACTCGCTTTTTTCTACCAGGTCTCCTTGGAAACCTCAAACACATTGCAAAGCCTGGACGTCATATGGCTTGTTTTAGCCTCTGcaataaagtaaaaaaaacacctgcgtttcctcccaggcccccccccccccccccccccccccccgccccccccggtTAGCCTCTGTCAGTGCCGGCGTTCCGTATGCATCGGTACGCCGATATATCTACCAAAGTATTGTGGGTTTCCTGCTGTCTGTAGACATGTtcagaagggagagggggggggggggggggggtgagcggaGGTCGTGTTAACGGGAAGCTCCGACTAGACGAGGGTGTGTCTGGCTGGTGCGGTGGGGGTGGTGAGCAGCTGAAAAGATTCTGAGAGGGTTCTACAAATACGAACCGCTTCACTGAGTACTCGGTATTGAGAAACACTGCATTAACTGCTTTGTTTAGTATCGAGACATACTGTACAACTGCTTCACTAATTAGCCCACTGACTATTGAGTATTACTAACATTGAGACGAATGAGTTTGGCTGTGTGAATTTACGCTTTACCAAGTAATGAGCATTGAGTAATGCTGTATTCATGAGCTCTTTACTTAATGCTGAGTAATGAGTTCTGCTGCAATTAGAACTGTTTTACTGACTATTGAGGATTGCTGTTGAAACTCCAGACTAGTCCAGACCTGACCAGAAAGAGGCTCGCTAACCACTGCGTCAAAACCACCGTGTCCCTATTTGTGATTGTTTTCAAATATAATCAGCAGCCTCTGTAACTAAACACTACCCACGTAGTCTCTTTAAAGAAAGGAACGGTGCTGTCTTTCTTTTGGCTGTTATTTGCAGTTTCGCAGAAGATGGTGATACAGTTTAAAATAGTTCAGGTTTTGACCACCGCATGTTGTTATGGAAACAAAAAACATGCAACCGCCTCTGCTTTTTCGACGCGAAAAAAAGTCTGAGAAAAGACAAATGACCTGACCACGGGTTTGAAATCCCCCTGGCTTGTGTTGTGGCACTTCATACATGGATATTACTTTCCCGGTTTAACTTCACTGGTGGCCACTCTGTATGTGGGCCCTGCAAATATAGGAgatcagaggagagagatggagttctGATTATCCCTTGCGCTCAGGGCCAGAAGGGATAACAATTATCTGCTCCAATTATCTGGCAGTTTCACAGCCTCAaagggatgaaagagagagagagagagaccagaacgAAAGAAAAAAACGGCACGGCTTTGGTGAGAAAAATAAAGACAGCTAGAATATTCGTTCTTTCTTTAGCACTTTAATAAAGAATGTCAGGACGCAGCAAAACTGTTGACTTCTAGGACTGTGCCCCATTCATCTCCGATGACTCATTTGAAACGCTTGACTGtgtctttcactgtgtgtgttttgaaacaTGAGAATTAAAAACTCAAGTGCTCTAACTGGATGGCAGCCGAGAGAGAGGTATGACCTTCTCTGTTGTCGGGAACtgtgggaaatgtagtcctGTGATTTGATTTTTTGCCTTATCCACTTAGGACCTATGGCATCACGCGTTTACATGCATGTTTCTCATGaaacatggtttattatcaaAGAAAAGTGTACAATGTATAAACcgatcaaatatttattttatttttacggATACATAAACAATGCTCATGTTATAATAATGTTATATGACAATGTTGATCGTCTACTGAATGTTAGAGTTCCATTAATTGTACTGTATCTAGGTTTAGCTGGGAAATGTGATCAACTTGTGACTCCATAAATCTAGCTCCAAATACGCAAACCTGTGACATGACgtgtcctcaccctctcacgTCTGTGGAAAGCTATTTCACATGAATAAAGCTACATCGACTCGTCCGCGTCTGCTGTATGATTCTGTGTCCGTCGTGCCGACCAGGACCCGTGCACAGTTACAGAGTGATCGGGACAGCGTGACATGATAACATTGGAGGCTCAGTTCCTCCCgggtttttcttcttctcaggGTCGGCGCAGCTCTGCTTTGCTGTCCCTACTCCAGATGcctcttggccgctgtagatgATATCAGTGGTTTAGGCTCATCTATATGTGAtgtccatgacacacacacatggtcagaCATCCCCGGGCAACGCTGTGATCTGTGAGTGGATCCCAGTTGAGTGCGAGGGCTCGGGGCTGTCTCCAGGGTGCCTCCAGGGAGACGTGGACGCGTTTGGGTCTCCAGTGTCGTATACCATCGAAATCCCTCAGGCTTTTCTGAACTCTCCTCTGACCTTCTGGACTCTGGTGGATGACGGCCAGGGCctcggaccccccccccccaaacagggAGCCTGCAGACACTGGCGTCCCACCACGTGCTCTCGTGTCTGGGATGTTTCGGGGGTCGTAGGCAGGTCTTTGATGGAGGGTCTGGGTGGAGCTGGGCTGTGTGATGGGATGATGGGCTCCCTCCATGTTTGTTCTTCACGCTGAGGTGACGTAACGGGAGAACAGCCATGTCtcagctctgctctctgctgctcgaACGTTGCTGCCGGAGGAGGATTCTGGGGGTTGTAGTCTTGAGAGGCTGTAGCTGTCTCCGGGAGCAGGAGTGTGATCACGATTCATGGGTAGGTCTTCTCTCTTCTATTCTTAGCTCAGCTTTCTCCAGCTCATCTCTTAAAGCACAACACCAAGGAGCTGTCACCGTACCTGAAACGATCAAAACAACGCGTAAACGCACATTTGCAACGGTAAACAAGAATCCTTGTCAACATTTGGGGTCCATGACTTCATCCGTCTCACATTGACTCCTGTCGAGTGTCTTTCCACCTCGCGGAAAAAAACATCCCAGCCCTTTATCTTCTTCACAGTCGCAGTCTTAAGAGACATCACTCATTTTCCAGTCCTGTAATCATGGCGATTGTTGTGCAACATCCCCCAGAGAGACTGTCCAGTTCATGGTCATCTCCAGCTCTCCTATATTGGACCTGGTGATGAAGGAAGGTCAGGGAGAAGGAGCTTGTGGGATGTAATTGAACCCATTTATCACCTGGGGTGTCTGCTGGGaagagtgaggagagaagagggggggagggagaagagggggaagggggcagaacatgggagggagggagggggagggagggagggagggggggagggagggaagaagggagggaggggagttctgtagACGGTTCTAGATCTGAGGAACTCtacccctccttcctcaccccccGGCTCTACACCACCATGACCCCTGGAGGTTAGGGCTGGAGCTCATTTAACCTTGAAGAGATCAGGGACCTGGTCGCCCAGAGCCCCGACTGGGAGCTGGGATCAGGGAGTCAAGAGGGGTTCCGGATCTGGAGAGGGGTTCCGGATCTGGATCACAGAACAGCAGTCAAACACAGACTATTCCAGTCACGGTGCATCTGTTGGAAGGTTTGTGTGGTCTGTGATTCCAGAGTACACCTGCATGTTGACACACTGCTGCTTGAAATCGCTGATTCACAAGCTGTCAAGACTTCCAGTTCTCTATGTGCTGTGTGATCTGATCTCAATCATCATGTTTTTCCCTTTGGTGTTAAGCACATTAATACTACCGGAGCCAGGAGAGAGACGAGGGGCAGGGTTTATCTGTCGTAAATCCCCATCATTTCGAAGCTCTTACTTTGCATACCAATTATCTTTCTCCAACTCATCTCTCGGAGAGCAGTCGGTCTGCAGAACTAAGGATTGTCGCTCTGTAGGGATTGTCTCTACTGCAAACCCGTCCACAACGAGGAGGAGAGACGATACCTGTCATGCCCcctccccaaaacacacacacatgcacttacagatacacacacacacacgtgcacacaaacacacacagacacacatacaccacagcCTGATCGAGGCCTCACTGCCTCATCCAGTACTGATTATGATGCTTCAATTTAGACCGTGTCATTCAGTCAATACTAGTACGAGGTCATTACCAGGCCAATTCAGAGTCAGTACCAGGCCAGTAACAGGTCAACACACGGCCAATTCCAGGACTGCGTTTTCCGAAAgcgtcgtaagcctaagttgatcgtaaaATCCATCGTACGACGgatcttagttttacgggccgtttcccAAAGCCAACGTAGCTAAAGTGGCTCTAGAAAGCTCgtagattagcctactccttacgagcatgttccaGAAACGCGCGTAAGAAATCACGGTTTTGTTATTTTGCTCGTAGTAAGCtgcgatccatcgttatcggaaACACAGCCCAGGTCAGTACCAGATCAGTACCAGCCCAGTACCACACCAGTACCAGGCCAGTACCTCTGTAGGATGGCTCTGGTTTGATGTTCTGGACAAAGCCTGAAAAGACTTCACAGCTTGTGTACAGCTGCTCTACTTTGAAAAACGTCCTTTCCAAGTTTGACCCTGAACATCCGAACCAAAACCAAACAGTCTGGAAACGCCATATCAAGCCGTCGCTTCCTTGGCCTTCAAACACGTCCAGTGACGACAGTTGAACCCGAGGACACAGATTAACGTCATTAAACCCGGCGAACGGACGGGGATGTCTTCACTGAGAGTCTGGCTGAGGCTCTCGAGGGGAGCGGCTCGTCTCATCCGGTGCTGTGCTCGCGATTGCGTGTGGATGCCAGCGCAGTGGAACGACATCTTGCCGACGGATTCCCTCCCCTGGAGAAATTGTTAGGGGATGAACTGGGCTTTTCGAGTCTCTCCTGAATTCGGTTTTAATAAGTTTGAACCCAgtagaaagggggggggagggagggagggaggggagggaggggaggggagggagggggagggaggggagggagggggagggaggggaggggcgtgAGAGAGGGACAAGCCGTTCCCGCTCCGAGGTCTGTCTGGCTGAGACTCGGCAAATTGTCTTTGGTTGGCGGAGGGATAATGGAGCCGTGTGAGGACGGGGCTGTTGTGCTGcatatctccacacacacacgttggctCCCcggagcctccctccctcccctcgacaagccccccccccccccccccccccccccgtgggtCCTCAGTGTCTCTCCACCTGGACTTGTTGAACCCTTGCATCTTTCTATTTGTCTCTgcgtctttgtctctctctccttttttctctctctctttttttctctttttttttctctctctctctctctctctctctctctctctctctctctctctctctctctctctctccctctctccatctctctctatgtccctTACTCTACCTTTCCaacttttctctttcttccgtctcccccccgccccctctcatctctctctgctgtatTAAAGGCGGACCTCAGCTGTGCGGCAACAGTGTTCTTCTTAATCATAATTGGGGTGCAGCTCTGGAGGTAATCCCACAGGTGGGTCCTGGTGTTCCCCATGCTGCGGCTGGGCTGATGAGACACAGCCGGAGCTATCTCTCCCGCACAGGCGCATCCACTGCTTGTCTCAAGCTGGGAAAACAAGGTCGCACCGGCTGCCGGCGCCGCGATTGAACCCGTCAGACGATTCCCATCGTCGTTTCGTTACACGTTCATCATTTCATCCCGTTTGAATCATCTACTGTATGTCTTCAGAAGCAGTTGAGCAGTGACTAATGTTACGTTGGCCAGACTCGATTGTAACCCTCgcctgtatttctctctctctcatttaaaTTTGTCTGGCTTTCTTGGTATTAAAGAACAAATGTTCACGTTGCCCAAGCAACAATGGAAGTGCAGAAGTATGTCTAATTAGTATATAACCACACGCAttaacacacacagtatccatctgcctaagcacacacacacactgtgcatgtGAGCGCACTCCTCCTTCTATCTCTACAGCATGTCAGCTGACACAGGATGGTGTGGGACTCCCGATGCACTTGgaacccccctgcccccctcctctctcctcccgccTCCTCACCTccgctcccccctctctcctcccccgtcTCTACCCTccgttcctcctctctcctcccctgttgctcccctcctctcccctctctctcctcccctgtcgctcccctcctctcccccctctctcttcgcCCATCTCCACTCCTtttctccccaccctcctctctccttccctgacttccccctcctcccccccctcctctctc
Coding sequences within:
- the LOC124489569 gene encoding calcium-binding protein 7 isoform X2, with the translated sequence MPMHPVTSTLMYRGVCTIPDILAYRDPVNLPEDEVEEIREAFKVFDRDGNGFISKQELGMAMRSLGYMPNEVELEVIIQRLDMDGDGQVDFEEFVTLLGPKLTAAGVPDKFNGTDFDSVFWKCDMQKLTVEELKRLLYDTFCDHLTMKDIENIIMTEENHIENPEDCQVDIDTSPTQQVKQTCVRKSLICAFAIAFIISVMLIAANQVLRSGMK
- the LOC124489569 gene encoding calcium-binding protein 7 isoform X1, giving the protein MPMHPVTSTLMYRGVCTIPDILAYRDPVNLPEDEVEEIREAFKVFDRDGNGFISKQELGMAMRSLGYMPNEVELEVIIQRLDMDGDGQVDFEEFVTLLGPKLTAAGVPDKFNGTDFDSVFWKCDMQKLTVEELKRLLYDTFCDHLTMKDIENIIMTEENHIENPEDCQVDIDTASPTQQVKQTCVRKSLICAFAIAFIISVMLIAANQVLRSGMK